A stretch of the Pan troglodytes isolate AG18354 chromosome 20, NHGRI_mPanTro3-v2.0_pri, whole genome shotgun sequence genome encodes the following:
- the ARHGAP33 gene encoding rho GTPase-activating protein 33 isoform X2, protein MLQPSESVWQLVNLFIRFYPVPAARLGWHWGPRKESGTIMSEHQLNAQLYAGELSLGPSFWEAGHSPMREMNLSPPVPSQSDQSCEGRSSGQGMEPGMGKPQGMERVQRRCQAQPEGSGRTSWRRAHARSTDSLDGPGEGSVQPLPTAGGPSVKGKPGKRLSAPRGPFPRLADCAHFHYENVDFGHIQLLLSPDREGPSLSGENELVFGVQVTCQGRSWPVLRSYDDFRSLDAHLHRCIFDRRFSCLPELPPPPEGARAAQMLVPLLLQYLETLSGLVDSNLNCGPVLTWMELDNHGRRLLLSEEASLNIPAVAAAHVIKRYTAQAPDELSFEVGDIVSVIDMPPTEDRSWWRGKRGFQVGFFPSECVELFTERPGPGLKAADADGPPCGIPAPQGISSLTSAVPRPRGKLAGLLRTFMRSRPSRQRLRQRGILRQRVFGCDLGEHLSNSGQDVPQVLRCCSEFIEAHGVVDGIYRLSGVSSNIQRLRHEFDSERIPELSGPAFLQDIHSVSSLCKLYFRELPNPLLTYQLYGKFSEAMSVPGEEERLVRVHDVIQQLPPPHYRTLEYLLRHLARMARHSANTSMHARNLAIVWAPNLLRSMELESVGMGGAAAFREVRVQSVVVEFLLTHVDVLFSDTFTSAGLDPAGRCLLPRPKSLAGSCPSTRLLTLEEAQARTQGRLGTPTEPTTPKAPASPAERRKGERGEKQRKPGGSSWKTFFALGRGPSVPRKKPLPWLGGTRAPPQPSGSRPDTVTLRSAKSEESLSSQASGAGLQRLHRLRRPHSSSDAFPVGPAPAGSCESLSSSSSSESSSSESSSSSSESSAAGLGALSGSPSHRTSAWLDDGDELDFSPPRCLEGLRGLDFDPLTFRCSSPTPGDPAPPASPAPPAPASAFPPRVTPQAISPRGPTSPASPAALDISEPLAVSVPPAVLELLGAGGAPASATPTPALSPGRSLRPHLIPLLLRGAEAPLTDACQQEMCSKLRGAQGPLGPDMESPLPPPPLSLLRPGGAPPPPPKNPARLMALALAERAQQVAEQQSQQECGGTPPAPQSPFHRSLSLEVGEEPLGTSGSGPPPNSLAHPGAWVPGPPPYLPRQQSDGSLLRSQRPMGTSRRGLRGPAQVPTPGFFSPAPRECLPPFLGVPKPGLYPLGPPSFQPSSPAPVWRSSLGPPAPLDRGENLYYEIGASEGSPYSGPTRSWSPFRSMPPDRLNASYGMLGQSPPLHRSPDFLLSYPPAPSCFPPDHLGYSAPQHPARRPTPPEPLYVNLALGPRGPSPASSSSSSPPAHPRSRSDPGPPVPRLPQKQRAPWGPCTPHRVPGPWGPPEPLLLYRAAPPAYGRGGELHRGSLYRNGGQRGEGAGPPPPYPTPSWSLHSEGQTRSYC, encoded by the exons ATGCTACAGCCCAGTGAATCTGTCTGGCAGCTGGTTAATTTATTCATCAGATTTTACCCAGTCCCTGCTGCGCGACTGGGCTGGCACTGGGGACCCAGAAAAGAATCAGGAACAATCATGTCTGAACACCAACTCAATGCCCAGCTCTATGCTGGGGAGCTTAGTCTGGGGCCCTCCTTCTGGGAGGCCGGTCATAGTCCAATGAGAGAGATGAACTTGTCACCACCAGTGCCATCTCAGAGTGATCAGAGCTGTGAAGGGAGAAGCTCTGGTCAAGGCATGGAACCTGGGATGGGGAAACCTCAGGGGATGGAGAGAGTCCAGAGGAGATGCCAGGCGCAGCCTGAAGGGTCAGGGAGAACTTCCTGGAGGAGGGCACAT GCACGCAGCACTGACAGCCTGGATGGCCCAGGGGAGGGCTCGGTGCAGCCTCTACCCACTGCTGGGGGGCCCAGTGTGAAGGGGAAGCCTGGGAAGAG gctctcAGCTCCTCGAGGCCCCTTCCCACGGCTGGCTGACTGCGCCCATTTCCACTACGAGAACGTTGACTTTGGCCACATTCAG CTCCTGCTGTCTCCAGACCGTGAAGGGCCCAGCCTCTCTGGAGAGAATGAGCTGGTGTTCGGGGTGCAGGTGACCTGTCAG GGCCGTTCCTGGCCGGTTCTCCGGAGTTACGATGACTTTCGTTCCCTGGATGCCCACCTCCACCGATGCATATTTGACCGGAGGTTCTCCTGCCTTCCGGAGCTTCCCCCGCCCCCCGAGGGTGCCAGGGCTGCCCAG ATGCTGGTGCCACTGCTGCTGCAGTACCTGGAGACACTGTCAGGACTGGTGGACAGTAACCTCAACTGCGGGCCTGTGCTCACCTGGATGGAG CTGGACAATCATGGCCGGCGACTGCTCCTCAGTGAGGAGGCGTCACTCAATATCCCTGCAGTGGCGGCCGCCCATGTGATCAAACGGTATACAGCCCAGGCGCCAGATGAGCTGTCCTTTGAG GTGGGAGACATTGTCTCGGTGATCGACATGCCACCCACAGAGGATCGGAGCTGGTGGCGGGGCAAGCGAGGCTTCCAG GTCGGGTTCTTCCCCAGTGAGTGTGTGGAACTCTTCACAGAGCGGCCAGGTCCGGGCCTGAAGGCGG CAGATGCTGATGGCCCCCCATGTGGCATCCCGGCTCCCCAGGGTATCTCGtctctgacctcag CTGTGCCACGGCCTCGTGGGAAGCTGGCCGGCCTGCTCCGCACCTTCATGCGCTCCCGCCCTTCTCGGCAGCGGCTGCGGCAGCGGGGAATCCTGCGACAGAGGGTGTTTGGCTGCGATCTTGGCGAGCACCTCAGCAACTCAGGCCAGGATG TGCCCCAGGTGCTGCGCTGCTGCTCCGAGTTCATTGAGGCCCACGGGGTGGTGGATGGGATCTACCGGCTCTCAGGCGTGTCTTCCAACATCCAGAGGCTTCG GCACGAGTTTGACAGTGAGAGGATCCCGGAGCTGTCTGGCCCTGCCTTCCTGCAGGACATCCACAGCGTGTCCTCCCTCTGCAAGCTCTACTTCCGAGAGCTTCCGAACCCTCTGCTCACCTACCAGCTCTATGGGAAGTTCAGT GAGGCCATGTCAGTGCCTGGGGAGGAGGAGCGTCTGGTGCGGGTGCACGATGTCATCCAGCAGCTGCCCCCGCCACATTACAG GACCCTGGAGTACCTGCTGAGGCACCTGGCCCGCATGGCGAGACACAGTGCCAACACCAGCATGCATGCCCGCAACCTGGCCATTGTCTGGGCACCCAACCTGCTACG GTCCATGGAGCTGGAGTCAGTGGGAATGGGTGGCGCGGCGGCGTTCCGGGAAGTTCGGGTGCAGTCGGTGGTGGTGGAGTTTCTGCTCACCCATGTGGACGTCCTGTTCAGCGACACCTTCACCTCCGCCGGCCTCGACCCTGCAG GCCGCTGCCTGCTCCCCAGGCCCAAGTCCCTTGCGGGCAGCTGCCCCTCCACCCGCCTGCTGACGCTGGAGGAAGCCCAGGCACGCACCCAGGGCCGGCTGGGGACGCCCACGGAGCCCACAACTCCCAAGGCCCCGGCCTCACCTGCGGAAAG gaggaaaggggagagaggggagaagcaGCGGAAGCCAGGGGGCAGCAGCTGGAAGACGTTCTTTGCACTGGGCCGGGGCCCCAGTGTCCCTCGAAAGAAGCCCCTGCCCTGGCTGGGGGGCACCCGTGCCCCACCGCAGCCTTCAG GCAGCAGACCCGACACCGTCACACTGAGATCTGCCAAGAGCGAGGAGTCTCTGTCATCGCAGGCCAGCGGGGCTG GCCTCCAGAGGCTGCACAGGCTGCGGCGACCCCACTCCAGCAGCGACGCTTTCCCTGTGGGCCCAGCACCTGCTGGCTCCTGCGAGAGCCtgtcctcgtcctcctcctccgaGTCCTCCTCCTCTGAGTCCTCCTCTTCATCCTCTGAGTCCTCAGCAGCTGGGCTGGGGGCACTCTCTGGGTCTCCCTCACACCGTACCTCAGCCTGGCTAGATGATGGTGATGAGCTGGACTTCAGCCCACCCCGCTGCCTGGAGGGACTCCGGGGGCTGGACTTTGATCCCTTAACCTTCCGCTGCAGCAGCCCCACCCCAGGGGATCCCGCACCTCCCGCCAGCCCAGCACCCCCcgcccctgcctctgccttcccacCCAGGGTGACCCCCCAGGCCATCTCGCCCCGGGGGCCCACCAGCCCCGCCTCGCCTGCTGCCCTAGACATCTCAGAGCCCCTGGCTGTATCAGTGCCACCCGCTGTCCTAGaactgctgggggctgggggagcacctgcctcagccaccccaacACCAGCTCTCAGCCCCGGCCGGAGCCTGCGCCCCCATCTCATACCCCTGCTGCTGCGTGGAGCCGAGGCCCCGCTGACTGACGCCTGCCAGCAGGAGATGTGCAGCAAGCTCCGGGGAGCCCAGGGCCCACTCG GTCCTGATATGGAGTCACCACTGCCACCCCCTCCCCTGTCTCTCCTGCGCCCTGGGGgtgccccacccccgccccctaAGAACCCAGCACGCctcatggccctggccctggctgaGCGGGCTCAGCAGGTGGCCGAGCAACAGAGCCAGCAGGAGTGTGGGGGCACCCCACCTGCTCCCCAATCCCCCTTCCACCGCTCGCTGTCTCTGGAGGTGGGCGAGGAGCCCCTGGGGACCTCAGGGAGTGGGCCACCTCCCAACTCCCTAGCCCACCCGGGTGCCTGGGTCCCGGGACCCCCACCCTACTTACCAAGGCAACAAAGTGATGGAAGCCTGCTGAGGAGCCAGCGGCCCATGGGGACCTCAAGGAGGGGACTCCGAGGCCCTGCCCAG GTTCCTACCCCCGGCTtcttctccccagcccccagggaGTGCCTGCCACCCTTCCTCGGGGTCCCCAAGCCAGGCTTGTACCCCCTGGGCCCCCCATCCTTCCAGCCCAGTTCCCCAGCCCCAGTCTGGAGGAGCTCCCTGGGCCCCCCTGCACCACTCGACAGGGGAGAGAACCTGTACTATGAGATCGGGGCAAGTGAGGGGTCCCCCTATTCTGGCCCCACCCGCTCCTGGAGTCCCTTTCGCTCCATGCCCCCCGACAGGCTCAATGCCTCCTACGGCATGCTTGGCCAATCACCCCCACTCCACAGGTCCCCCGACTTCCTGCTCAGCTACCCACCAGCCCCCTCCTGCTTTCCCCCTGACCACCTTGGCTACTCAGCCCCCCAGCACCCTGCTCGGCGCCCCACACCGCCTGAGCCCCTCTACGTCAACCTAGCTCTAGGGCCCAGGGGTCCCtcacctgcctcttcctcctcctcttcccctcctgccCACCCCCGAAGCCGTTCCGATCCAGGTCCCCCAGTCCCCCGCCTTCCCCAGAAACAACGGGCACCCTGGGGGCCCTGTACCCCTCATAGGGTGCCGGGTCCCTGGGGCCCTCCTGAGCCTCTCCTGCTCTACAGGGCAGCCCCGCCAGCCTACGGAAGGGGGGGCGAGCTCCACCGAGGGTCCTTGTACAGAAATGGAGGGCAAAGAGGGGAGGGGGCTGGTCCCCCACCCCCTTACCCCACTCCCAGCTGGTCCCTCCACTCTGAGGGCCAGACCCGAAGCTACTGCTGA
- the ARHGAP33 gene encoding rho GTPase-activating protein 33 isoform X12: MLVPLLLQYLETLSGLVDSNLNCGPVLTWMELDNHGRRLLLSEEASLNIPAVAAAHVIKRYTAQAPDELSFEVGDIVSVIDMPPTEDRSWWRGKRGFQVGFFPSECVELFTERPGPGLKADADGPPCGIPAPQGISSLTSAVPRPRGKLAGLLRTFMRSRPSRQRLRQRGILRQRVFGCDLGEHLSNSGQDVPQVLRCCSEFIEAHGVVDGIYRLSGVSSNIQRLRHEFDSERIPELSGPAFLQDIHSVSSLCKLYFRELPNPLLTYQLYGKFSEAMSVPGEEERLVRVHDVIQQLPPPHYRTLEYLLRHLARMARHSANTSMHARNLAIVWAPNLLRSMELESVGMGGAAAFREVRVQSVVVEFLLTHVDVLFSDTFTSAGLDPAGRCLLPRPKSLAGSCPSTRLLTLEEAQARTQGRLGTPTEPTTPKAPASPAERRKGERGEKQRKPGGSSWKTFFALGRGPSVPRKKPLPWLGGTRAPPQPSGSRPDTVTLRSAKSEESLSSQASGAGLQRLHRLRRPHSSSDAFPVGPAPAGSCESLSSSSSSESSSSESSSSSSESSAAGLGALSGSPSHRTSAWLDDGDELDFSPPRCLEGLRGLDFDPLTFRCSSPTPGDPAPPASPAPPAPASAFPPRVTPQAISPRGPTSPASPAALDISEPLAVSVPPAVLELLGAGGAPASATPTPALSPGRSLRPHLIPLLLRGAEAPLTDACQQEMCSKLRGAQGPLGPDMESPLPPPPLSLLRPGGAPPPPPKNPARLMALALAERAQQVAEQQSQQECGGTPPAPQSPFHRSLSLEVGEEPLGTSGSGPPPNSLAHPGAWVPGPPPYLPRQQSDGSLLRSQRPMGTSRRGLRGPAQEPPACPDLCTGMGGQLLPFFPHMPH; the protein is encoded by the exons ATGCTGGTGCCACTGCTGCTGCAGTACCTGGAGACACTGTCAGGACTGGTGGACAGTAACCTCAACTGCGGGCCTGTGCTCACCTGGATGGAG CTGGACAATCATGGCCGGCGACTGCTCCTCAGTGAGGAGGCGTCACTCAATATCCCTGCAGTGGCGGCCGCCCATGTGATCAAACGGTATACAGCCCAGGCGCCAGATGAGCTGTCCTTTGAG GTGGGAGACATTGTCTCGGTGATCGACATGCCACCCACAGAGGATCGGAGCTGGTGGCGGGGCAAGCGAGGCTTCCAG GTCGGGTTCTTCCCCAGTGAGTGTGTGGAACTCTTCACAGAGCGGCCAGGTCCGGGCCTGAAGGCGG ATGCTGATGGCCCCCCATGTGGCATCCCGGCTCCCCAGGGTATCTCGtctctgacctcag CTGTGCCACGGCCTCGTGGGAAGCTGGCCGGCCTGCTCCGCACCTTCATGCGCTCCCGCCCTTCTCGGCAGCGGCTGCGGCAGCGGGGAATCCTGCGACAGAGGGTGTTTGGCTGCGATCTTGGCGAGCACCTCAGCAACTCAGGCCAGGATG TGCCCCAGGTGCTGCGCTGCTGCTCCGAGTTCATTGAGGCCCACGGGGTGGTGGATGGGATCTACCGGCTCTCAGGCGTGTCTTCCAACATCCAGAGGCTTCG GCACGAGTTTGACAGTGAGAGGATCCCGGAGCTGTCTGGCCCTGCCTTCCTGCAGGACATCCACAGCGTGTCCTCCCTCTGCAAGCTCTACTTCCGAGAGCTTCCGAACCCTCTGCTCACCTACCAGCTCTATGGGAAGTTCAGT GAGGCCATGTCAGTGCCTGGGGAGGAGGAGCGTCTGGTGCGGGTGCACGATGTCATCCAGCAGCTGCCCCCGCCACATTACAG GACCCTGGAGTACCTGCTGAGGCACCTGGCCCGCATGGCGAGACACAGTGCCAACACCAGCATGCATGCCCGCAACCTGGCCATTGTCTGGGCACCCAACCTGCTACG GTCCATGGAGCTGGAGTCAGTGGGAATGGGTGGCGCGGCGGCGTTCCGGGAAGTTCGGGTGCAGTCGGTGGTGGTGGAGTTTCTGCTCACCCATGTGGACGTCCTGTTCAGCGACACCTTCACCTCCGCCGGCCTCGACCCTGCAG GCCGCTGCCTGCTCCCCAGGCCCAAGTCCCTTGCGGGCAGCTGCCCCTCCACCCGCCTGCTGACGCTGGAGGAAGCCCAGGCACGCACCCAGGGCCGGCTGGGGACGCCCACGGAGCCCACAACTCCCAAGGCCCCGGCCTCACCTGCGGAAAG gaggaaaggggagagaggggagaagcaGCGGAAGCCAGGGGGCAGCAGCTGGAAGACGTTCTTTGCACTGGGCCGGGGCCCCAGTGTCCCTCGAAAGAAGCCCCTGCCCTGGCTGGGGGGCACCCGTGCCCCACCGCAGCCTTCAG GCAGCAGACCCGACACCGTCACACTGAGATCTGCCAAGAGCGAGGAGTCTCTGTCATCGCAGGCCAGCGGGGCTG GCCTCCAGAGGCTGCACAGGCTGCGGCGACCCCACTCCAGCAGCGACGCTTTCCCTGTGGGCCCAGCACCTGCTGGCTCCTGCGAGAGCCtgtcctcgtcctcctcctccgaGTCCTCCTCCTCTGAGTCCTCCTCTTCATCCTCTGAGTCCTCAGCAGCTGGGCTGGGGGCACTCTCTGGGTCTCCCTCACACCGTACCTCAGCCTGGCTAGATGATGGTGATGAGCTGGACTTCAGCCCACCCCGCTGCCTGGAGGGACTCCGGGGGCTGGACTTTGATCCCTTAACCTTCCGCTGCAGCAGCCCCACCCCAGGGGATCCCGCACCTCCCGCCAGCCCAGCACCCCCcgcccctgcctctgccttcccacCCAGGGTGACCCCCCAGGCCATCTCGCCCCGGGGGCCCACCAGCCCCGCCTCGCCTGCTGCCCTAGACATCTCAGAGCCCCTGGCTGTATCAGTGCCACCCGCTGTCCTAGaactgctgggggctgggggagcacctgcctcagccaccccaacACCAGCTCTCAGCCCCGGCCGGAGCCTGCGCCCCCATCTCATACCCCTGCTGCTGCGTGGAGCCGAGGCCCCGCTGACTGACGCCTGCCAGCAGGAGATGTGCAGCAAGCTCCGGGGAGCCCAGGGCCCACTCG GTCCTGATATGGAGTCACCACTGCCACCCCCTCCCCTGTCTCTCCTGCGCCCTGGGGgtgccccacccccgccccctaAGAACCCAGCACGCctcatggccctggccctggctgaGCGGGCTCAGCAGGTGGCCGAGCAACAGAGCCAGCAGGAGTGTGGGGGCACCCCACCTGCTCCCCAATCCCCCTTCCACCGCTCGCTGTCTCTGGAGGTGGGCGAGGAGCCCCTGGGGACCTCAGGGAGTGGGCCACCTCCCAACTCCCTAGCCCACCCGGGTGCCTGGGTCCCGGGACCCCCACCCTACTTACCAAGGCAACAAAGTGATGGAAGCCTGCTGAGGAGCCAGCGGCCCATGGGGACCTCAAGGAGGGGACTCCGAGGCCCTGCCCAG gAGCCCCCAGCATGTCCTGACCTGTGCACGGGGATGGGGGGACAACTCCTACCCTTCTTTCCCCACATGCCCCACTAA
- the ARHGAP33 gene encoding rho GTPase-activating protein 33 isoform X7 → MLVPLLLQYLETLSGLVDSNLNCGPVLTWMELDNHGRRLLLSEEASLNIPAVAAAHVIKRYTAQAPDELSFEVGDIVSVIDMPPTEDRSWWRGKRGFQVGFFPSECVELFTERPGPGLKADADGPPCGIPAPQGISSLTSAVPRPRGKLAGLLRTFMRSRPSRQRLRQRGILRQRVFGCDLGEHLSNSGQDVPQVLRCCSEFIEAHGVVDGIYRLSGVSSNIQRLRHEFDSERIPELSGPAFLQDIHSVSSLCKLYFRELPNPLLTYQLYGKFSEAMSVPGEEERLVRVHDVIQQLPPPHYRTLEYLLRHLARMARHSANTSMHARNLAIVWAPNLLRSMELESVGMGGAAAFREVRVQSVVVEFLLTHVDVLFSDTFTSAGLDPAGRCLLPRPKSLAGSCPSTRLLTLEEAQARTQGRLGTPTEPTTPKAPASPAERRKGERGEKQRKPGGSSWKTFFALGRGPSVPRKKPLPWLGGTRAPPQPSGSRPDTVTLRSAKSEESLSSQASGAGLQRLHRLRRPHSSSDAFPVGPAPAGSCESLSSSSSSESSSSESSSSSSESSAAGLGALSGSPSHRTSAWLDDGDELDFSPPRCLEGLRGLDFDPLTFRCSSPTPGDPAPPASPAPPAPASAFPPRVTPQAISPRGPTSPASPAALDISEPLAVSVPPAVLELLGAGGAPASATPTPALSPGRSLRPHLIPLLLRGAEAPLTDACQQEMCSKLRGAQGPLGPDMESPLPPPPLSLLRPGGAPPPPPKNPARLMALALAERAQQVAEQQSQQECGGTPPAPQSPFHRSLSLEVGEEPLGTSGSGPPPNSLAHPGAWVPGPPPYLPRQQSDGSLLRSQRPMGTSRRGLRGPAQVPTPGFFSPAPRECLPPFLGVPKPGLYPLGPPSFQPSSPAPVWRSSLGPPAPLDRGENLYYEIGASEGSPYSGPTRSWSPFRSMPPDRLNASYGMLGQSPPLHRSPDFLLSYPPAPSCFPPDHLGYSAPQHPARRPTPPEPLYVNLALGPRGPSPASSSSSSPPAHPRSRSDPGPPVPRLPQKQRAPWGPCTPHRVPGPWGPPEPLLLYRAAPPAYGRGGELHRGSLYRNGGQRGEGAGPPPPYPTPSWSLHSEGQTRSYC, encoded by the exons ATGCTGGTGCCACTGCTGCTGCAGTACCTGGAGACACTGTCAGGACTGGTGGACAGTAACCTCAACTGCGGGCCTGTGCTCACCTGGATGGAG CTGGACAATCATGGCCGGCGACTGCTCCTCAGTGAGGAGGCGTCACTCAATATCCCTGCAGTGGCGGCCGCCCATGTGATCAAACGGTATACAGCCCAGGCGCCAGATGAGCTGTCCTTTGAG GTGGGAGACATTGTCTCGGTGATCGACATGCCACCCACAGAGGATCGGAGCTGGTGGCGGGGCAAGCGAGGCTTCCAG GTCGGGTTCTTCCCCAGTGAGTGTGTGGAACTCTTCACAGAGCGGCCAGGTCCGGGCCTGAAGGCGG ATGCTGATGGCCCCCCATGTGGCATCCCGGCTCCCCAGGGTATCTCGtctctgacctcag CTGTGCCACGGCCTCGTGGGAAGCTGGCCGGCCTGCTCCGCACCTTCATGCGCTCCCGCCCTTCTCGGCAGCGGCTGCGGCAGCGGGGAATCCTGCGACAGAGGGTGTTTGGCTGCGATCTTGGCGAGCACCTCAGCAACTCAGGCCAGGATG TGCCCCAGGTGCTGCGCTGCTGCTCCGAGTTCATTGAGGCCCACGGGGTGGTGGATGGGATCTACCGGCTCTCAGGCGTGTCTTCCAACATCCAGAGGCTTCG GCACGAGTTTGACAGTGAGAGGATCCCGGAGCTGTCTGGCCCTGCCTTCCTGCAGGACATCCACAGCGTGTCCTCCCTCTGCAAGCTCTACTTCCGAGAGCTTCCGAACCCTCTGCTCACCTACCAGCTCTATGGGAAGTTCAGT GAGGCCATGTCAGTGCCTGGGGAGGAGGAGCGTCTGGTGCGGGTGCACGATGTCATCCAGCAGCTGCCCCCGCCACATTACAG GACCCTGGAGTACCTGCTGAGGCACCTGGCCCGCATGGCGAGACACAGTGCCAACACCAGCATGCATGCCCGCAACCTGGCCATTGTCTGGGCACCCAACCTGCTACG GTCCATGGAGCTGGAGTCAGTGGGAATGGGTGGCGCGGCGGCGTTCCGGGAAGTTCGGGTGCAGTCGGTGGTGGTGGAGTTTCTGCTCACCCATGTGGACGTCCTGTTCAGCGACACCTTCACCTCCGCCGGCCTCGACCCTGCAG GCCGCTGCCTGCTCCCCAGGCCCAAGTCCCTTGCGGGCAGCTGCCCCTCCACCCGCCTGCTGACGCTGGAGGAAGCCCAGGCACGCACCCAGGGCCGGCTGGGGACGCCCACGGAGCCCACAACTCCCAAGGCCCCGGCCTCACCTGCGGAAAG gaggaaaggggagagaggggagaagcaGCGGAAGCCAGGGGGCAGCAGCTGGAAGACGTTCTTTGCACTGGGCCGGGGCCCCAGTGTCCCTCGAAAGAAGCCCCTGCCCTGGCTGGGGGGCACCCGTGCCCCACCGCAGCCTTCAG GCAGCAGACCCGACACCGTCACACTGAGATCTGCCAAGAGCGAGGAGTCTCTGTCATCGCAGGCCAGCGGGGCTG GCCTCCAGAGGCTGCACAGGCTGCGGCGACCCCACTCCAGCAGCGACGCTTTCCCTGTGGGCCCAGCACCTGCTGGCTCCTGCGAGAGCCtgtcctcgtcctcctcctccgaGTCCTCCTCCTCTGAGTCCTCCTCTTCATCCTCTGAGTCCTCAGCAGCTGGGCTGGGGGCACTCTCTGGGTCTCCCTCACACCGTACCTCAGCCTGGCTAGATGATGGTGATGAGCTGGACTTCAGCCCACCCCGCTGCCTGGAGGGACTCCGGGGGCTGGACTTTGATCCCTTAACCTTCCGCTGCAGCAGCCCCACCCCAGGGGATCCCGCACCTCCCGCCAGCCCAGCACCCCCcgcccctgcctctgccttcccacCCAGGGTGACCCCCCAGGCCATCTCGCCCCGGGGGCCCACCAGCCCCGCCTCGCCTGCTGCCCTAGACATCTCAGAGCCCCTGGCTGTATCAGTGCCACCCGCTGTCCTAGaactgctgggggctgggggagcacctgcctcagccaccccaacACCAGCTCTCAGCCCCGGCCGGAGCCTGCGCCCCCATCTCATACCCCTGCTGCTGCGTGGAGCCGAGGCCCCGCTGACTGACGCCTGCCAGCAGGAGATGTGCAGCAAGCTCCGGGGAGCCCAGGGCCCACTCG GTCCTGATATGGAGTCACCACTGCCACCCCCTCCCCTGTCTCTCCTGCGCCCTGGGGgtgccccacccccgccccctaAGAACCCAGCACGCctcatggccctggccctggctgaGCGGGCTCAGCAGGTGGCCGAGCAACAGAGCCAGCAGGAGTGTGGGGGCACCCCACCTGCTCCCCAATCCCCCTTCCACCGCTCGCTGTCTCTGGAGGTGGGCGAGGAGCCCCTGGGGACCTCAGGGAGTGGGCCACCTCCCAACTCCCTAGCCCACCCGGGTGCCTGGGTCCCGGGACCCCCACCCTACTTACCAAGGCAACAAAGTGATGGAAGCCTGCTGAGGAGCCAGCGGCCCATGGGGACCTCAAGGAGGGGACTCCGAGGCCCTGCCCAG GTTCCTACCCCCGGCTtcttctccccagcccccagggaGTGCCTGCCACCCTTCCTCGGGGTCCCCAAGCCAGGCTTGTACCCCCTGGGCCCCCCATCCTTCCAGCCCAGTTCCCCAGCCCCAGTCTGGAGGAGCTCCCTGGGCCCCCCTGCACCACTCGACAGGGGAGAGAACCTGTACTATGAGATCGGGGCAAGTGAGGGGTCCCCCTATTCTGGCCCCACCCGCTCCTGGAGTCCCTTTCGCTCCATGCCCCCCGACAGGCTCAATGCCTCCTACGGCATGCTTGGCCAATCACCCCCACTCCACAGGTCCCCCGACTTCCTGCTCAGCTACCCACCAGCCCCCTCCTGCTTTCCCCCTGACCACCTTGGCTACTCAGCCCCCCAGCACCCTGCTCGGCGCCCCACACCGCCTGAGCCCCTCTACGTCAACCTAGCTCTAGGGCCCAGGGGTCCCtcacctgcctcttcctcctcctcttcccctcctgccCACCCCCGAAGCCGTTCCGATCCAGGTCCCCCAGTCCCCCGCCTTCCCCAGAAACAACGGGCACCCTGGGGGCCCTGTACCCCTCATAGGGTGCCGGGTCCCTGGGGCCCTCCTGAGCCTCTCCTGCTCTACAGGGCAGCCCCGCCAGCCTACGGAAGGGGGGGCGAGCTCCACCGAGGGTCCTTGTACAGAAATGGAGGGCAAAGAGGGGAGGGGGCTGGTCCCCCACCCCCTTACCCCACTCCCAGCTGGTCCCTCCACTCTGAGGGCCAGACCCGAAGCTACTGCTGA